The Alosa sapidissima isolate fAloSap1 chromosome 8, fAloSap1.pri, whole genome shotgun sequence genome segment acaccacacactgatccaccacacaacactacacactaatccaccacacacacactaatccaccaCACCCTaatccaccacaccacaccacacactgatccaccacacaacactacacactaatccaccacacacacactaatccaccaCACCCTaatccaccacaccacaccacacactgatacaccacaccacaccacacactaatCCACCCCAGCACGCCACACTaatccaccacaccacaccacacactgatccaccacacaacactacacactaatccaccacacaacactacacactaatccaccacacaacactacacactaatccaccacacacacactaatccaccaCACACTAATCCACCACACCGCACACTAATCCACCGCACCGCACACTAATCCACCGCACCGCACACTAATCCACCACACACTAATCCaccacacaacactacacactaatccaccacacacacacactaatccaccacaccacacactaatCCACCACACCGCACACTAATCCACCGCACACTAATCCACCACACCGCACACTAATCCACCACACACTAATCCACCGCACACTaatccaccacaccacacactaatCCACCGCACACTAATCCACCACACACTAATCCACCGCACACTAATCCACCACACCGCACACTAATCCACCACACCGCACACTAATCCACCACACACTACTAATCCACTGCACACTAATCCACCACACCGCACACTAATCCACCACACACTAATCCACCGCACACTaatccaccacaccacacactaatCCACCGCACACTaatccaccacaccacacactgatccaccacaccacaccctaatccaccacaccacaccctgATCCACCACACCGCACACTGATCCATTACACCACACACTAATCCACCACACACTAATCCACCACACCGCACACTAATCCACTACACACTAATCCACCACACACTAATCCACCACACCGCACACTAATCCACCACACCGCACACTAATCCACCACACACTAATCCACCACACCGCACACTAATCCACCACACACTAATAGCTGTAGCTGTAGGCTAAATGTATGCGTTCAGGCTCTTCAGACAgtctctgacctctgaccttaccCTGCCCCTTTGAGAGGTCAGGACGTGATGAGGGTGATCTGGTCATGCAGGGAGCAGTCCAGCCCAGCCTGTGTCCCCAGGGATGGATTATGGGTGTCTGCACcttacacacgtgtgtgtgtgtagctattgtccgtgtccctgtgtgtaagcgcgcgtgcgtgcgtaactattgtccttgtgtgtgtgcgcgtgtgtaacTATTGTccctgtgtgtaagtgtgtgactgtgtgtgtgttagtgttgcacggtgtatcgatactaaaaaggcatcacgatgccttcacgcaaaaaacgatacgatttccgacgtttttagaatcgatactttattaaaattaacgttctgtgtctgcgtgaaccgctgctctcactgctccttgcacgcatctaggcaagtgggcgtgtcaagcaggcagctctgagtgagtgagtgagtgcgcagccaacgtcaacatacagtagttctttgccgaccgtcctcggccttgtggataaaacaaaaggtgaagtgaaatctgcaactatttcggatacatcgcgaatagtgaaggcaagccatcagggaCACAGAGAcccgtttgtgaaatatgtttcaaagtcatttaaaagcagtaggctacgcatggaacttggctaaacacctcgcagacatatcccaacatttttgttcaaataacgacaggttaacgaatatgctatagaaaacacgatttcatggttagtgccaagttcttctcttctgttttagtctagcctaagtgaaacgagtatggatCTCTGGGAtgaagcgaaccttccttcatcaatgaattttgacgagacataacgagctgtaatcattttgacgagacataacgagctgtaatcatagggtgctaacgtgatgaaagtgcaatgttcacgccagaataacataaccataacttgtaaacagtctatttcatgttcggtcagtactactggtaatatttgtcatggcatgtagactgcaatttgttcaataagtattgcccagatgtaggataggatacccgaaatgcgctaattaaagcccacagcatataataccaccaaagcgtgttgagtcctaataataatagcggcttattgttacgtggtagcaaatcatgttatcaaagaaatagacgtaggctaatgtaggaatgcacacagatatattgcaacaggtaatggtgtaggcctatctgacgaagacctgagtggttggaacgtcgtacttgtacactgggtgcacatttttccctttgcaactgtcaaagaaatcccatgaacacgggaaggcctagggaagcctatactgtacatcagatggcctaaagattaggcccctctgcatagcattcagtgatttgcatgcagtaatttcaacactgaccttgatctagcctagtttggctatttaaagctactttattggcaaaacacaacacaatgtaaatgaactataacaaaaaataaaggacttaatcacacaaagtaggcctactattttactgactataaaaataataattatgtaggaagtttagaacccagaattgacctgcactctacaaaagtgcaccgaattcaacacaaatgactcgatacacttggaggaggtatgagtcctttcttttccagatatcttaggatttcgccgtagtatcgtttcagtatcgagcatcgtgatatttatggcaggtatcgtatcgaagtcataattttggtatcgtgaccacacgtgtgtgtgtgtaacgcgtgtccctgtgtgtaagcgtgtgactgtgtgtgtgtgtgtgtgtaacgcgtgttcctgtgtccctgtgtgtgcgcgcgtgtgtaactattgtccctgtgtgtgtgtgtgtgtgtgtgtgtgtgtgtgtaacgcttgtccctgtgtgtgtgtgtgtgtgtgtaacgctgGTCCCTGTGCCCCAGCAGAGAAGGGTGGCGCGGTGGCGAGTGGCGGTCCGTCCCGACTGAGCGCCAGCAGCAGCTCCTCCGACTCCAGCTCCAGTTCCAGCGGCTCCAGCTCCGACAGCAGCGACTCAGActgagctctcacacacacccccgacccccccaccccgaccttgtgcgtgtgtgtgagtgagtgagtgagtgaatgtgtgtgcgcgcgcatgtgcagAATTTGTTGTGCAAGGGTGTCCAAGCCTGCAACCCAGGGAGTGAAACCTGTATGTgtctgcttgtttgtttgtgtttgtgtgtgtgcgtgtgtgtgcgtgcatctgcCCGCAACCTCTTATGTACTTCAGACTACATTTtccccatgttttttttttttttttttaaagaagtaATATGTCGTGTGGTGTCATGGCTGTTTCAGCAGAGAAGCAGCGTGGCAGCGCCAGGATATTTTAAATGTGTTTAGAGACGTCTCCATGCACACAGAGCTAAAGATATGTATGAAAATATAGCTGACTTAACCATGTCAGGGTTTATTTTGCTGGCCCTCAAAGGGAAAAGCCTGGGATcaccagataaaaaaaaaatatttttgaattATTTTAGTTGTAGCggtgaaagcaaaacaaaagaaaaaaacagaaaaaaaggtaAAAGAGTTGCTGCTTGTTCAATAGTTAAAAAACTCACACGTGCATATAGTCCAAGAAGCTCCACATGACTAAGAGCTCTTTAGTTGCATTTGTGCGAAGTACTCGTCCTGGGAAGCAGCCGACTGGGCCGACGCGCTGCCTGGACGAGCAGACCAACGCGGTGTACGGCAGGGGAGTGTGGGCCTCGCGGCCACGCTCGACCCCACGCCACATTCCAGCCAGTTAACAGTACAAAGTAACGTTGACTCCCACCAGGCTAATTCCCAGGTCATCGCTggagtaaaacaaaacaaagtgacTCTGAGAGCTGTTTTAGCGGCGACCGTTTCAGTAGGAGCGCtgatccccccaccccacccacccctaaCCCCTCCTGGACTTGGACTTGGTAGTGCTGGTCAGACGTGGGAGGGGATGGCCTTTGGCGCGGTCTCTCTCTCGGACTGCCTCTGCAGCAGTAGTGAAGTTACGACCTGTTTCAACACTGATCTTTGGCATCTTTTGATTTTTGATTTTTTAAACTCCACCGATTGTAAAACTCTTCCGGTGCTCGTGTCTCATGTTTGTCAGTATTTGATGTATAATTTTGTCaaatctgtttctttctttttttttttgtcaaaagtATATCATACATAATATacagttgtttttttgtttttttcgatTTTTATATATGGTTTTTCTGGTTAAGTATCTGATTTTACAAGTATGTTTATGGCGTATGTAGTTGTTCAAACTGACTTTGTTTGAAAGCCCTTCATCTCTCCAGTTCAGTAATGGTACAATCACAAGAGTGCGAGCTCACTGAGAACCATCTGTCCATGATTTTAGCAGAGCCTTGGTATGAGTTTAACGGCTCCAGGCCCAAACAGCTGATTAATTTTGTGCTTCCTGTACATGGTAACAAGTGGCTTGTTCCCTTGACGACGAATCAAAACATTCACGACAAGAGTGCCATTTCAATCGCAGTGGTGTTGCCATGACTGCTCCAACATAGACCTGCCGGGCTTCTCAGACTAACATCACCCTACTCAACATTTTGTTGATGGGGTTTGATCAACTTGGACATTTGTTCAGTTCTGCAGCTTTCCCTGTTAACACCCTCCCCACGCCCCTCGTTTGGCATGTACCCTGTCTAGTCATTTCTCATACTGATGAATGTAGTGATGTTTCAGTTGCAAGTGTTGCATTCTCATTAGATTATGCAGATTTCCAGTGGATTGCATTATCTAGCTCTACACAGTACACAAAACATTGAATAATGTTTTCTTTCTTGAGttatcaatgtgtgtgttattgttgcCTTAAGTTTCAATGGTAAGACATTAAACGTTCTCCAACTGAGCAGATGGCATTCTCCTTAGCAGTAATCAAGACGAGTGAACTCTGCCAGAATGATGTTTCTGTGACATTGGGACATTTTGAGACCTTTGAAGCTATTCTGGATTGGTGTCTTCTAAGTAACACTATCTAGTCTTCCTTCCTTGCGGCTTCAGGATGGTTTTTGTTAAGGATGTTCTGTGTTAACCTGATGACCACTACTTCATTTGTGTTTGACCTTACGTCTAATTAAGATGATTAATCAAAAAAAAAGATGACAACAAATGACTgtgatatatacacacatatatcctACACGTTTTCTAGCCATGTATCTTTTGGAAGCCCTGTCTTCTGGAATAATAAAGTTGAGTTTTCCTGAGTGGTGGCAGTAGAGTGGACAGACTGAGATCTAAATATATGCTATAAATCTTAAATGTATATTCACCACatattagtttgtttttagtcCTGGGTCAAGATATATTAGTTTATTTTATATgaggaaaatcaaaaacaaaaccTTTTTGTGTATTGCATGCCAATTTACAAAATCTTTCTTAAACTTTTTTGAGCTGTTTATATTCTGTACATGTCCGTCTTAATCTGCAGATTAATAGTTCTCCAACTGGTTCTCATTATAGATGTAAGATGGACATTTAAGGAGGGGTTGCTGGGCAGACTTATAGAGCTAATGTTTGATGTAAAAGCTAACCTGACATTTGGACTCACTGAGCCCTCCTGTTTTTCGTAAATAAACCAAGAAAAAATACCAATGTCTGGTCGCTTTCACGTTTATGATGGCTTTCAAACAAATCTCATAATTCAGTATTGCATTTccagggggggcaggggggaatACTGCTTTAGGAATAAAAAGCTTAAAATCTGCACATTTAAGTCCTTGCTCCTAATTTGGAGCAATAATTCCCAGACTAATCATCTCAATGCTCCTAGTTTGGATGTAACAAGATTAGCTGCCGTAACGCTGGCCATGAACACTGCAGATGACAAACACGATTACATAATCAGACATATTTTTGAGCGTCCAGATTCGGAAGTGCCGTCTAGCTTGTTTCTGTCCCGTACAACCACAGCCTGGTTTCCGTACCGACTGTACCAGGAGCTCTGACTCCGGCTGAGGTAGTTGGCGGGgggcgccttctccagctccaacTGTTGCTGTTGCCAAATGAGCAGCGACGTGTCGTTGTACCTGAGACGGGCATAGCCCTCCGACATAGCCTTCTCTGCCAGCGGATATCTCTCAGCCATTT includes the following:
- the LOC121715534 gene encoding putative uncharacterized protein BRD3OS, with the protein product MAERYPLAEKAMSEGYARLRYNDTSLLIWQQQQLELEKAPPANYLSRSQSSWYSRYGNQAVVVRDRNKLDGTSESGRSKICLIM